DNA from Rubripirellula lacrimiformis:
TCCGGCGACCGGCGACCTGATGGCGGTTTGGAATGACCATGAATTCCTAAGTACCGCGTCGCGAGCTCGCACGCCGCTGTCTTTGGCTGTCTCCAGCGATGATGGTGCGACATGGTCGCCTTCGATTCCCATCGCCGCGGATCCCCATGGATGGTACTGCTACACGGCGATGGATTGGGTGGACGATACGCTGTTGCTCGGGCACGTTGATGGTCGCCAAGAAAAGAACCAGGAACTGGCCACTTCGGTGATCCGAAAGTTGCCGCTTTCACAGATCTATACCCAACTGCATCAATCCAAAATCGAAAGTTTGCAGCGGATTGGCGATGCGTCCCAGCACAATGCGTTCACCGACTTGTTGCGTTTTCAAGATCGCTGGTACTGCGTCTACCGCGTCGGGTCCACTCACGTATCGGCTGACGGTGCGTTGCAGATTTTGGTTTCCGATGATGGTACCGATTGGTCATCCGCAGCCGTGATCACTCACCCCGAAGCCGATCTTCGGGACGCAAAGTTGACCGTCACGCCGGGCGGCGAATTGATGTTGTCGGGTGCCGGTGCCTTCGAACCAGGGTCAGACGTTCGGCATCAATCGATGGCTTGGTTTTCCAAAGACGGCCAACAGTGGTCGGACGTCGTCAACATTGGGCCGCCGAACTATTGGCTGTGGCGAACCACCTGGAACGGCAGCAACGCATATTCGATCGGGTATCACACCGGCAAACCAGTCGATCAACATGTCAGTTTGTTTCGCAGCCAAGACGAAGGTCGAACCTTTCTGCCATTCGTGGAACGGACGTTTGACGAGGGGTATCCCAACGAATCGTCCATTTTGTTTGGCGACGATGGGCACGCGATTTGTCTGTTGCGTCGTGACGGTGGCATCAAGACGGCACTGCTTGGCAAGTCGATGCCTCCCTATGATCAATGGACCTGGACGGATACCGGAACGCGTGCTGGTGGTCCCCACATCATCCGGTTGCCCGACGGGCGGATCGTGGCTGCGGTACGTCTGTACGATACGCGTGTTCGGACTTCGTTGTGTTGGTTGAATCCCGAAACCGGCGAACTGACCGAGTTCCAGACGCTGCCGTCCGGTGGCGATTGCAGTTACCCGGGGCTCGCCTGGCACGATGATCAGTTGTGGGTCAGCTATTACTCGGCGCACGAAGTCGGCAAGCCCGAATTCACCACGGCCGTCTACTTGGCTCGCGTGCGGATTCCCTCAGCGAACTAGCGATCCAGAGGCCGGCAACGGGCAAACGCCCCAGTGAAACGTCACGCCGGGAGATTCGCCAGAATTCGCCCCCCGCTCCTCACCCAACCCTCTTCCCCAATCCCATCCAAGTTGAACTTGGATCGAGCCGGGGGATGAGGGAGCTAAAGCGGCAGCACGCGTAGTGGGATTCACCAGAATTCCCCTTTGCCGTACGCACGCCCGTAAGGGACATCTGGCGAAGTTCGCTACACCTTTCGCCTTGCGCTGACCGTTTGACTTTTCCGCTGCGGATTTTTGCCTCTGCAGGAATCGATTCGTAACCTAGACTTTGGGAATCGTTGGTTCTCCTGATCCGTGATCGGGGGGGGAGGATCGCTTGCTAGTAGATGGCATTCGATGCCAAAATCCCGGGAAATGTCTCTCTTTTCCCTTGGCAGTGACACCCAAAGTAAATCGGAAAGACTATGTGCGGAATTGTCGGGTACGTTGGCGCAGACGAAGCTTGCCCATTTTTGATCGATGGTCTTCGCCGTCTGGAATATCGCGGATACGACAGTTCGGGCGTGGCGATTCACAGCGGTGCTTCCTTTGACATTACCCGATCAGTGGGCCGCATCGATTCGTTAGTCGGTCGCATGGGCGATTCGCCCGCCAAAGGGACGATGGGCATCGGGCATACCCGTTGGGCCACGCACGGTCCTGCAACCGAACCCAACGCACACCCGCACCAAGGCGGCGATGGCGAAGTGGTCTTGGTTCACAACGGCGTGATCGAGAATTTTCAGATTCTGAAAGACGAATTGATCGAGAAAGGGTATCAGTTCAAATCGGAGACCGACAGCGAAGTCGCCGCCCACCTGATCGCAGAAAACCTAAAGAATACACCGGAAATCGAAGGCCAGCCGAATCTTCGATTTCTAACCGCTGTACAAACCTCCGTCGCTCGGCTGCGTGGCACCTACGGGTTGGCCGTGGCGTTTCGCGATCGCCCCAATTTTATGATCGCCGCTCGATTCGGAAGCCCGTTGGTGATCGGTGTCGGCAAAGGCGAATACTTCGTCAGCAGCGATGCATCCCCGTTGGCCGGACGCACCGATCGGATCGTTTACATGGCCGACCACCAAATTGCGGTGCTGACGCCCGACGGGTTCTCGGTCCTGCATCGCGATTCGGGCAAAGTCCGTGTCGATATTCGGCCGCTGGAAGTCGACACCGGTGATGTCAGTTTGGGCGGTTACGACCACTACATGCTGAAGGAAATCTTCGAGCAGCCGGAATCGATTCGCAACGCCATGCGAGGTCGGTTGGACGATCAAGACGCGACGGCCGTGTTCGGCGGTCTGAACTTGACCCCGCAACAATTGCGCAGCGTCGAACGAATCATCCTGACCGGATGCGGCACCAGCTGGCACTCGGCCTTGGTCGGCGAATACCTGATCGAAGGGCTGGCCCGGATTCCGGTCAGTGTCGAATATGCCAGCGAACTGAGGTATCGAAATCCGCCGATCGAAAACAACACGTTGGTGTTCGGCATCACCCAAAGCGGCGAAACCGCGGATACGTTGGCGGCCCTGCGCGAAACCAAACGCAAGGGACACCGCACGCTGGCGATCTGTAATGTCGTCGCCAGCTCGATCGCACAGGCGGCCGACGGTGGTGTTTATCTGCATGCCGGACCGGAAATCGGTGTTGCCAGTACCAAGGCCTACACGTCCCAGTGCTGTGTGTTGGCGATGCTGGCCCTTTACTTTGGCCGGACCCGTCACCTCAGTTTCGAAGGCGGGCAACGCCTGATCGAAGAACTTCGCCGACTGCCGACCGCCGTTCAACAGGCCCTGACCTGTGACGAACAGGTTCGTGATGTGGCCAAAAAATATTGTGACGCCACCAACGTGCTGTACCTGGGCCGCCAATACAACTTCCCGACCGCCCTGGAAGGCGCGTTGAAGCTGAAAGAAATCAGCTACATCCATGCCGAGGGATACCCGGCAGCCGAAATGAAACACGGTCCCATCGCTCTGGTCGACGAGAAGACGCCAAGCGTGTTCATCGTCCCGCGAGGCACCACGCACGACAAAGTCATGGCCAATATGGAAGAGGTCAAAGCGCGTGGCGGGCCGATCATCGCAGTGGCCAGCCACGATGACCCCCACATCGAAGCGATCGCCGACGACGTCATCCGGGTGCCGCAAGTCCAAGAATTCCTGCAGCCGATCGTCACGGTCGTGCCCCTGCAATTGCTGTCCTATCACATCGCGCTGCTGCGTGGCTGCGATGTCGACAAGCCACGAAACTTGGCCAAAAGCGTCACGGTGGAATAGTCACGCTTGCAGTGTGGCGGATTTGAAGTAGCCTCATGTGTTCATTTGACTACCTGTTTTTTCTGTCCATTCGGACGATCCTGGACAGTCCATTGGGTTGACTCTATGCCCCCATGGCTACTCTTCTCTCGTCGCAAACTCTTCTTCTCGCGTTCAAAGTGCTCCGATGAAACAACACGGCCTAAGCTACAACTCCCGAAAAGCACTGATGGTCAATCTGGGCGATGCGGCGGGGGGCGAAGTCGCTAATTTGCTGTCTCAAATGGCCGCTGAAATCGAAGAACTACGGCGCACGAAGGTCAACGTGACCAAAATCGTCCCCGGAAACACTTTTGATTCGATGGACGACCACCTGATCGAAGAACCCGTTTGATCCACCGGGCCGCCACGATCCAACAGCCCGCCGGTTGCGCGGCCGGGCAGTTCGGCATCCCTCATTTCAGCATCCTGGAACGCAGTGGCATCGAACTGCTATAAACGGCCTTTATGAGCACCTATCTTGTTACCGGCGCGGCCGGATTCATCGGCTATCACCTCACTCGCCGTCTGCTTGATCGAGGTGTGCATGTCGTTGGATTTGACAACCTGAACGATTATTACAGCGTTTCGCTGAAGCAAGACCGGCTGGCTCAGTTGCTGTCCCATGACCACTTCACCATGGTCGAAGCCGATTTGGCGGATCAATCCGCCGTCGATGGCGTTTTTGCCAAGCATGATTTTGACCGAGTCGTGCACTTGGCCGCCCAGGCCGGCGTGCGGTACTCGTTGGAAAACCCAAGAGCCTACGCGCAGAGCAACCTGGTCGGGTTTGTCAACATTCTAGAGGCCTGTCGGCACGCCCAGACGCCTCATTTGACGTACGCCAGCAGCAGCAGCGTCTACGGCGGCGGGACTCAGATGCCCTTCGCAACCGACGCTCGCGTGGACCATCCGTACAGTCTGTACGCGGCCACCAAGAAGTCCAACGAACTGATGGCGCACTCCTACAGTCACCTGTACGGGTTGCCGACCACGGGATTGCGATTCTTTACGGTGTATGGTCCCTGGGGCCGCCCCGATATGGCTCTGTTCCTGTTCACCAAGGCGATCCTAGAAGGTCGCCCCATCGACGTTTTCAACGGCGGCAAGATGCGGCGAGATTTCACCTACATCGACGATATTGTCGAAGGTGTCGATCGAACCAGCCAACAGATTGCCAAGCCCGACCCGAATTTCGATCCGGGCAACCCCAATCCAGCCACCAGCGCCGCGCCGTACCAGTTGTACAATATCGGCAATAACGAACCGGTCGAACTGGGCCACTTTATCGAGGTGATCGAAGACGCCCTGGGGATCAAGGCCCAGAAGAACCTGCTGCCGATGCAGCCCGGCGACGTGCCGGCCACCTACGCCGATATCAATGCACTTGAATCGGCTGTCGGTTTTCGGCCAGCTACCTCGATCGAGGTAGGCGTCAAAAAGTTCGTCGATTGGTATCGCGACTACTACGCCATTTGACCTTGGGGGTGACCCGGCTGGACGTTTTGGGTGGCCTTGCCGCGGTCGGGTGGCGGCCGGATGGCTGGCGGCGTGATCCCGGCTTGGGAAGCTAGCCGTTGACAGCCTGCCGGTCACAGTTGACAGTGGCGGGTGATTGAACTGTTTTTCTTACCTTTGCAGCACTTTGCACATGACCGACGCCACTTCGTCCGCCCCGCGGACCATGCTCGACAAAATCTGGGAACAGCACCTCGTTGACGCTCCGGCATCGGGCCCGGCGATTCTGTACATCGACCTCCATCTGGTCCACGAAGTCACCAGCCCCCAAGCGTTCGAAGGGTTGCGGATCAACAACCGCCCTGTCCGACGTCCCGAACGGACGATCGCGACGCCCGACCACAACGTTCCCACCAGCGACCGAAGTCTGCCGATCGCCGACCCGATCGCCCGCATCCAGATCCAAACTTTGCGTGAAAACTGCAAAGAGTTCGGTGTCACGTTGTTCGATATCGACGACGCCCGCCAAGGGATCGTTCACGTCATCGGCCCTGAAAATGGCTATACCCAGCCCGGGATGACGATCGTTTGCGGTGACTCGCACACCGCCACCCACGGCGCCTTCGGGTCGCTGGCATTCGGAATCGGGACCAGCGAAGTCGAACACGTCTTGGCAACACAGACGCTGCTGCAGTTCAAACCCAAGACGATGGAATTGCGTGTCGATGGCAAGTTGCCTCGCGGCGTGACCGCCAAAGACATGATCCTGTACCTGATCGGCCAACTTGGCACCGCTGGCGGTACCGGATACGTGCTTGAATTCACCGGCGAATGCGTTCGTGCATTGTCGATGGAAGAACGCATGACGGTTTGCAACATGTCGATCGAAGCTGGTGCCCGCGCCGGCATGATCGCACCGGACCAAACCACGTTCGACTACCTGCGTGGCCTTCCCGAGGCGCCCAAAGATTTTGATGCTGCTGTCGAACGTTGGAAACAGTTGCCGACCGATGAAGGTGCAACCTACGACGTGTCGAAAGTCTTCCGCGGCGAAGACATCCAGCCACAAGTCACCTGGGGCACCAACCCTGGGCAAGTTCGCAGCGTCACCGACAAGGTGCCCGATCCGTCGGAGTTCAGCGACGCAACCGAAAAGAAATCGACGGCCAACGCGTTGGAATACATGGGCCTGGATGCGGGGATGCCAATCGCAGACGTCTCGCTGACTCGCGTTTTCATCGGCTCCTGCACCAACGCACGGATCGAAGATTTGCGTGCCGCCGCCGCCGTACTGAAGGGGCACCACGTGTCATCGGACGTCAGCGCTATGGTCGTGCCGGGCAGTGGTCAAGTGAAACTGCAAGCGGAAAAAGAAGGGCTGGACAAGATCTTTGTCGAAGCCGGTTTTGATTGGCGCGAAGCTGGTTGCAGCATGTGCTTGGCGATGAACCCCGACAAGTTGGAACCAGGCGAACGATGTGCCAGTACCAGCAATCGGAACTTCGAAGGACGCCAAGGCAAAGGCGGACGTACCCACCTGGTTAGCCCCGCCATGGCCGCTGCCGCCGCAGTCAAGGGTCACTTCGTTGACATCCGCGACTGGGACTACAAAGCGTAAAGGCAAGTGTTTAGGAACCGGTTTCCGGCGTCCCACCATCGGGATGCCCTGGTCGGTTCTAAACCCAACGGGGCGACTTCGTCCCGCCTTTGACTTTCGAAAATCTAAACGCCTTCTACCCATTTGATTCGCATGCAAAATTTCACCATTCATACCGGCGTCGTCGCCACGATGGACCGCGCCAACGTTGATACGGACCAGATCATCCCCAAGCAATTCCTGAAGCGAATCGAACGGACCGGTTTCGGCCAGTTCCTGTTCTTTGATTGGCGCTTCATGGATGACGGTACGACACCCAACCCCGAATTCGAACTCAATCGAATCGATGTCAAAGGGGCATCGGTGTTGGTCACCCGCAAAAACTTTGGCAACGGAAGCTCTCGCGAGCACGCCGTTTGGGCACTCGATGACTACGGTTTCCGAGTGGTTCTGGCGCCTTCGTTCGCGGACATCTTTTTCAACAATTGTTTCAAGAACGGCATTCTGCCTATCCAATTGTCCGAAGAAGATATCGAAGAAATCTTTCAGCGAACCGCCGCCAATTCGCCTTATCAGTTGACGGTCAACCTAGAAGATCAAACGATCACCGACGGACAGGGTTTCGACCGCAAGTTCGAAGTCGACGCCAGTCGTCGAAACAACATGCTGAAAGGTCTCGACGATATCGCTCAGACGCTGCAGAGCGAACAGAAGATCACCGACTACGAAAACGCTCGAACCTGGTAGTTGGGAGCGAAGCGAGCGGACAGTTGGAGTCGCTCCGAGCTGGTGCGGAAAAGAAGTTCGAGGTTAAGTTCGAGTTGGAGTCTAAGTCGCGAATCGGAATGCAGTCTGAAGACTTGAGCTTAAACTCGAACTCGAACTCGATTTTTCCTTCCTGACGGATGGCCCCGTTATCGGTTCGGTGTGGCAGTCGAAGCTGCCGCGTGGCCCCACTTGGATGAATCCCGCTTTCTGCGGACAATGGTGACGTCTTTGAGTCCCCATTCCCTCCCACCGGCGAGATTCCATTGTCCAAGGCCACCCCACACCCGATCGGCGAGAAGAGCGTCTCTGCATTCCAGCGAGCCTGCAAGCTGATGCCCGGCGGGGTCAACAGCCCGGCTCGCGCCTTCGGTGCAGTGGGCGGAACCCCGTTGTTCATCGATCGCGCCGAAGGGCCTTATCTGCATGACATCGACGGCCGCCGGTACCTGGATTACATCGGTTCCTGGGGACCGATGATCTTGGGGCATGCCAACGGCGAAGTCATTGACGCGGTCGTCCACGCGGCCAGTCGGGGGACCAGTTTCGGTGCACCGACCGAAGCCGAATCGCTGCTGGCCGAACAGATCATCGAAGCGGTCCCCAGCGTCGAAAAGGTGCGTTTGGTCAACAGTGGCACCGAAGCGACGATGAGCGCAATTCGTGTGGCACGCGGTGCCACCGGACGCAACAAGATCATCAAGTTTTCGGGCAACTACCACGGGCACGTCGATAGCCTGCTGGTGGCCGCCGGCAGTGCGGCGGCAACACTCGGCGCCCCCGATTCGCCCGGCGTCACTCCGGGCGCCGTCGGCGACACCATCGTGCTGTCGTACAACAACGTCAGCGAAGTGGAGGCCGCGTTCGCAGAGTATCCCGGCCAAATCGCGGCTGTGATTCTGGAACCCGTCGTTGGCAACATGGGATGCGTGCCGGCGACGATGGAGTTTCTGAACTGCTTGCGCAAGCAGACGACCGCAGACGGTGCGATCCTGATCTTTGACGAAGTGATGACGGGCTTTCGTTTGGCCTATGGCGGTGCACAAGAACGTTTTGGGATCACACCCGACATGACCACCCTGGGCAAGATCGTCGGTGGCGGCATGCCGCTGGGAGCCTACGGCGGACGCGCGGATATCATGAACCAGGTCTTGCCCGCCGGGAAAGTTTTCCAGGCTGGTACGCTCAGTGGCAACCCGGTTGCGGTCGCCGCCGGCAGCACCACTCTGCGGATCCTAAAGGAAAACCCACCCTACGAGTACTTGGAACAGCAGGGCGATCGCCTGGCCGCTGGGTTGGATAAAGCCGCTAACGATGCTGGTATCCCACACACCGTTGGCCACGTTGGCAGCATGATCACGTTGTTCTTCAATCCCGATCCGGTCCACTGTTGGGACGATGCGGATCGATGCGACCGCGAAGCCTACGGCAAGTATTTCTGGGGCCTGATCGGCGAAGGTGTTTACATGCCGTGCAGC
Protein-coding regions in this window:
- the hemL gene encoding glutamate-1-semialdehyde 2,1-aminomutase — translated: MSKATPHPIGEKSVSAFQRACKLMPGGVNSPARAFGAVGGTPLFIDRAEGPYLHDIDGRRYLDYIGSWGPMILGHANGEVIDAVVHAASRGTSFGAPTEAESLLAEQIIEAVPSVEKVRLVNSGTEATMSAIRVARGATGRNKIIKFSGNYHGHVDSLLVAAGSAAATLGAPDSPGVTPGAVGDTIVLSYNNVSEVEAAFAEYPGQIAAVILEPVVGNMGCVPATMEFLNCLRKQTTADGAILIFDEVMTGFRLAYGGAQERFGITPDMTTLGKIVGGGMPLGAYGGRADIMNQVLPAGKVFQAGTLSGNPVAVAAGSTTLRILKENPPYEYLEQQGDRLAAGLDKAANDAGIPHTVGHVGSMITLFFNPDPVHCWDDADRCDREAYGKYFWGLIGEGVYMPCSQFESLFFSRTHTEAMIDETIAAAEKVLREMA
- a CDS encoding NAD-dependent epimerase gives rise to the protein MSTYLVTGAAGFIGYHLTRRLLDRGVHVVGFDNLNDYYSVSLKQDRLAQLLSHDHFTMVEADLADQSAVDGVFAKHDFDRVVHLAAQAGVRYSLENPRAYAQSNLVGFVNILEACRHAQTPHLTYASSSSVYGGGTQMPFATDARVDHPYSLYAATKKSNELMAHSYSHLYGLPTTGLRFFTVYGPWGRPDMALFLFTKAILEGRPIDVFNGGKMRRDFTYIDDIVEGVDRTSQQIAKPDPNFDPGNPNPATSAAPYQLYNIGNNEPVELGHFIEVIEDALGIKAQKNLLPMQPGDVPATYADINALESAVGFRPATSIEVGVKKFVDWYRDYYAI
- the leuC gene encoding 3-isopropylmalate dehydratase large subunit, which gives rise to MTDATSSAPRTMLDKIWEQHLVDAPASGPAILYIDLHLVHEVTSPQAFEGLRINNRPVRRPERTIATPDHNVPTSDRSLPIADPIARIQIQTLRENCKEFGVTLFDIDDARQGIVHVIGPENGYTQPGMTIVCGDSHTATHGAFGSLAFGIGTSEVEHVLATQTLLQFKPKTMELRVDGKLPRGVTAKDMILYLIGQLGTAGGTGYVLEFTGECVRALSMEERMTVCNMSIEAGARAGMIAPDQTTFDYLRGLPEAPKDFDAAVERWKQLPTDEGATYDVSKVFRGEDIQPQVTWGTNPGQVRSVTDKVPDPSEFSDATEKKSTANALEYMGLDAGMPIADVSLTRVFIGSCTNARIEDLRAAAAVLKGHHVSSDVSAMVVPGSGQVKLQAEKEGLDKIFVEAGFDWREAGCSMCLAMNPDKLEPGERCASTSNRNFEGRQGKGGRTHLVSPAMAAAAAVKGHFVDIRDWDYKA
- the leuD gene encoding 3-isopropylmalate dehydratase small subunit; the encoded protein is MQNFTIHTGVVATMDRANVDTDQIIPKQFLKRIERTGFGQFLFFDWRFMDDGTTPNPEFELNRIDVKGASVLVTRKNFGNGSSREHAVWALDDYGFRVVLAPSFADIFFNNCFKNGILPIQLSEEDIEEIFQRTAANSPYQLTVNLEDQTITDGQGFDRKFEVDASRRNNMLKGLDDIAQTLQSEQKITDYENARTW
- the glmS gene encoding glutamine--fructose-6-phosphate transaminase (isomerizing); the encoded protein is MCGIVGYVGADEACPFLIDGLRRLEYRGYDSSGVAIHSGASFDITRSVGRIDSLVGRMGDSPAKGTMGIGHTRWATHGPATEPNAHPHQGGDGEVVLVHNGVIENFQILKDELIEKGYQFKSETDSEVAAHLIAENLKNTPEIEGQPNLRFLTAVQTSVARLRGTYGLAVAFRDRPNFMIAARFGSPLVIGVGKGEYFVSSDASPLAGRTDRIVYMADHQIAVLTPDGFSVLHRDSGKVRVDIRPLEVDTGDVSLGGYDHYMLKEIFEQPESIRNAMRGRLDDQDATAVFGGLNLTPQQLRSVERIILTGCGTSWHSALVGEYLIEGLARIPVSVEYASELRYRNPPIENNTLVFGITQSGETADTLAALRETKRKGHRTLAICNVVASSIAQAADGGVYLHAGPEIGVASTKAYTSQCCVLAMLALYFGRTRHLSFEGGQRLIEELRRLPTAVQQALTCDEQVRDVAKKYCDATNVLYLGRQYNFPTALEGALKLKEISYIHAEGYPAAEMKHGPIALVDEKTPSVFIVPRGTTHDKVMANMEEVKARGGPIIAVASHDDPHIEAIADDVIRVPQVQEFLQPIVTVVPLQLLSYHIALLRGCDVDKPRNLAKSVTVE